One segment of Thermodesulfobacteriota bacterium DNA contains the following:
- the thiL gene encoding thiamine-phosphate kinase, with protein sequence MRERDLVAAIRRRFSPDPAGGGLVLGIGDDCAVWRSTPGALTLATTDTLVEGVHFDRGWHPPRLLGRKAAAANLSDIAAMGGRPCWALLSLGLPPDLADDWITAFLDGLGEALAAAGTTLAGGDTVASPGGVTITVCLLGEGREPGIVRRAGARPGDLIWVGDRLGAAGAGLALCQAGLADRHPEWAHLVAAHLDPGHQVALGQALAATGLLTAMMDLSDGLATDLARLAEESGVGAEVEAAAVPLAAGLEAAALAVGRQALDWALAAGDDYRLLFTAAPAAAEALATAAARAGATIFPVGRIVPGQGVMLLEGGGRREISHQGFEHFAAGPGPGVIGVRPATRR encoded by the coding sequence GTGCGGGAACGGGATCTGGTGGCCGCCATCCGCCGGCGCTTCTCCCCAGACCCGGCCGGCGGTGGTCTGGTGCTGGGGATCGGTGACGACTGCGCCGTCTGGCGCTCCACCCCGGGCGCCCTGACCCTGGCCACCACCGACACCCTGGTGGAAGGGGTGCATTTCGACCGGGGCTGGCACCCGCCCCGCCTGCTGGGCCGCAAGGCGGCAGCGGCCAACCTCTCCGACATCGCCGCCATGGGCGGCCGTCCCTGCTGGGCCTTGCTCTCCCTGGGCCTGCCGCCGGACCTGGCCGACGACTGGATCACCGCCTTCCTGGACGGCCTCGGTGAGGCCCTGGCCGCGGCCGGGACGACCTTGGCTGGCGGCGATACCGTGGCCAGCCCCGGCGGGGTGACGATCACGGTCTGCCTGTTGGGGGAGGGCAGGGAGCCGGGGATCGTCCGCCGCGCCGGGGCCCGGCCCGGGGACCTCATCTGGGTAGGGGACCGGCTGGGGGCCGCGGGTGCTGGCCTGGCCCTCTGTCAGGCTGGCCTGGCCGACCGGCATCCGGAGTGGGCGCATCTGGTCGCCGCCCATCTGGATCCCGGCCACCAGGTGGCCCTGGGCCAAGCCCTGGCCGCCACCGGGCTGCTGACCGCGATGATGGATCTCTCCGACGGCCTGGCGACAGACTTGGCCCGTCTGGCCGAAGAGAGCGGTGTCGGTGCCGAGGTGGAGGCAGCCGCCGTGCCTCTGGCTGCTGGCCTTGAGGCGGCGGCGTTGGCCGTGGGCCGGCAGGCCTTGGACTGGGCTCTGGCCGCCGGGGATGACTACCGGCTGCTCTTCACTGCGGCGCCGGCGGCGGCGGAAGCGCTGGCGACTGCCGCCGCCCGTGCCGGCGCGACGATCTTCCCGGTGGGCCGCATCGTGCCCGGTCAGGGGGTGATGCTCCTGGAAGGCGGAGGCCGCCGGGAGATCAGCCACCAGGGCTTCGAGCATTTCGCGGCTGGCCCGGGGCCAGGCGTCATCGGGGTGAGACCAGCGACGAGGAGATGA
- the ptsP gene encoding phosphoenolpyruvate--protein phosphotransferase, which yields MEDRTLALQDGLLEHGIAVSPGMAAGPVLVLDRQKSPVPRLRLEAAARPAEVARFVAAIERVRQELARAKGELEGDYPDYGRVLDSHLLILQDAALYQRTVERIETGGVNAEWALEETLAAVRERFAAIEDRYIRSRIEDVEQVAERVLEALAGSDARPLAAPGQRVILVARDLSPADTFRLRREQVMGFVTEVGGRTSHTAILARALGIPAVVGLEAVTRRVSSGELLILDGIGGRVILRPTDDQVETYLQVQRQYERYGEEVARFAHLAAETRDGMRLKVKANLEMLSEVPSALELGAEGVGLYRSEYFYMGRAQLPDEESLFRLYHDLLTFLAPFPVTIRTLDMGGDKLSRCFNHPPEQNPALGVRAIRFSLYEQEVFRTQLRAMLRASVFGQLRIIFPMISGMREIQLVKEILAEVRAELIRDGQPFAPVVPIGIMVEVPSAVALADVLAGEVDFFSIGTNDLIQYALAIDRANEHVAHMYDPLHPAVLRMIRQVVEAGHQRGIEVGLCGEMAGDPFTCAPLLGLGLDELSMNPLSIPSIKRLIRGSTAEDMVQLAEELLDLSTSDAVRLRLREVLPHRFPEEFGPRPAAWANGRQL from the coding sequence ATGGAGGATCGTACCCTCGCCTTGCAGGATGGACTCCTGGAGCACGGCATCGCCGTTTCCCCGGGCATGGCCGCCGGTCCGGTGCTGGTGCTCGATCGCCAGAAGAGCCCGGTGCCGCGGCTCCGGCTGGAGGCGGCTGCCAGGCCCGCCGAGGTGGCCCGGTTCGTGGCGGCCATCGAGCGGGTGCGCCAGGAGCTGGCCCGGGCCAAGGGCGAGCTGGAGGGCGATTACCCCGACTACGGCCGGGTGCTGGACAGCCATCTGCTCATCCTCCAGGATGCGGCCCTCTACCAGCGCACCGTGGAGCGCATCGAGACCGGCGGGGTGAACGCCGAGTGGGCCCTGGAGGAGACCCTGGCCGCGGTCCGGGAGCGCTTCGCGGCCATCGAGGACCGCTACATCCGCTCCCGGATCGAGGACGTGGAGCAGGTCGCCGAGCGGGTGCTGGAGGCCCTGGCCGGCAGTGACGCCCGGCCGCTGGCAGCGCCGGGCCAGCGGGTGATCCTGGTGGCCCGGGATCTGTCGCCCGCCGACACCTTTCGGCTGCGGCGGGAGCAGGTGATGGGGTTTGTTACCGAGGTGGGCGGCCGCACCTCCCATACCGCCATCCTGGCCCGGGCCCTGGGCATTCCGGCGGTGGTCGGTCTGGAGGCGGTCACCCGCCGGGTGAGCTCCGGCGAGCTCCTCATCCTCGATGGCATCGGCGGCAGGGTCATCCTCCGTCCCACCGACGATCAGGTGGAGACATACTTGCAGGTCCAGCGCCAGTACGAGCGCTACGGCGAGGAGGTGGCGCGCTTCGCCCATCTGGCCGCTGAGACCCGGGACGGGATGCGCCTGAAGGTCAAGGCCAACCTGGAGATGCTCTCCGAGGTGCCGTCGGCCCTGGAGCTGGGGGCCGAGGGGGTGGGGCTCTACCGTTCCGAATACTTCTACATGGGGCGGGCCCAGCTCCCGGACGAGGAGAGCCTCTTCCGGCTCTACCACGATCTCCTCACCTTCCTGGCCCCCTTTCCGGTCACCATCCGCACCCTGGACATGGGCGGCGACAAGCTTTCCCGCTGCTTCAACCACCCGCCGGAGCAGAACCCGGCCCTGGGCGTGCGGGCCATCCGCTTCTCCCTCTACGAGCAGGAGGTCTTCCGCACCCAGCTGCGGGCCATGCTCCGGGCCAGCGTCTTCGGCCAGCTGCGCATCATCTTCCCGATGATCTCCGGGATGCGGGAGATCCAGCTGGTGAAGGAGATCCTGGCCGAGGTGCGTGCCGAGCTGATCCGGGACGGGCAGCCGTTTGCGCCCGTGGTGCCCATCGGCATCATGGTCGAGGTGCCGTCGGCGGTGGCCCTGGCCGATGTGCTGGCCGGCGAGGTGGACTTCTTCAGCATCGGCACCAACGACCTCATCCAGTACGCCCTGGCCATCGACCGGGCCAACGAGCATGTGGCCCACATGTACGATCCCTTGCACCCGGCGGTGCTGCGCATGATCCGCCAGGTGGTGGAGGCCGGCCACCAGCGCGGCATCGAGGTGGGCCTCTGCGGGGAGATGGCCGGCGATCCCTTCACCTGCGCCCCCCTCCTGGGCCTGGGCCTGGACGAGCTGTCCATGAACCCCTTGTCCATCCCCTCCATCAAGCGTCTCATCCGGGGCTCCACGGCGGAGGACATGGTGCAGCTGGCCGAGGAGCTCTTGGATCTGTCCACCTCGGACGCGGTCCGACTGCGGCTGCGGGAGGTGCTGCCGCACCGCTTCCCCGAGGAGTTCGGCCCGCGCCCCGCTGCCTGGGCCAACGGCCGCCAGCTCTAG
- a CDS encoding HPr family phosphocarrier protein — MKVEQELAISNRLGLHVRPAGQLAAAAARFSARVWISCGDAEAEATSILDLLTLQCTCGKTVKLRAEGEEAAAAVACLAALITNRFDEE; from the coding sequence ATGAAGGTCGAACAGGAGCTTGCCATCAGCAATCGCCTCGGGCTGCACGTCCGGCCTGCCGGCCAGCTGGCTGCCGCGGCTGCCCGCTTCTCCGCCCGGGTCTGGATCTCCTGCGGGGATGCCGAGGCGGAGGCCACCAGCATCCTCGATCTCCTGACCTTGCAGTGCACCTGCGGCAAGACCGTCAAGCTGCGGGCCGAAGGCGAGGAGGCGGCGGCCGCCGTCGCCTGTCTGGCAGCGCTCATCACCAATCGCTTCGACGAGGAGTGA
- the mutM gene encoding bifunctional DNA-formamidopyrimidine glycosylase/DNA-(apurinic or apyrimidinic site) lyase → MPELPEVETIRRALAAVLPGRLVERAHAGPLPLRAPWPRQALRLRIQGQRVESVGRRAKHLLLRFANHATLVIHLGMSGRLLLVGQGVPPGRHVHLRLQLDSGQELRLVDPRRFGSVQVLDGVVRTEAAAFAGLGPEPLDPDWGASALSSPARGRRGPVKSFLMDGRVVAGIGNIYASEILFAARLHPEQPVPTLPPAAWERLALAVRQVLARAVAAGGTTIADFVGADGQVGSFQNELAVYGRAGEPCPACGTPIASQRLAGRSTFFCPSCQRYPG, encoded by the coding sequence GTGCCTGAGCTGCCCGAGGTGGAGACCATCCGGCGGGCTTTGGCGGCCGTGCTCCCCGGCCGTCTGGTGGAGCGGGCGCATGCCGGCCCTCTGCCTCTGCGGGCCCCCTGGCCCCGCCAGGCTCTCCGGCTGCGGATCCAGGGCCAGCGTGTCGAAAGCGTCGGTCGCCGGGCCAAACACCTCCTCCTGCGCTTCGCCAACCACGCCACCCTGGTGATCCACCTGGGCATGAGCGGCCGCCTGCTGCTGGTGGGCCAAGGGGTGCCACCCGGGCGCCACGTGCATCTGCGCCTCCAGCTCGACTCTGGCCAGGAGCTGCGCCTGGTCGATCCCCGCCGCTTCGGCTCGGTCCAGGTCCTGGATGGCGTCGTCCGGACCGAGGCGGCGGCCTTTGCCGGTCTCGGACCTGAGCCGCTGGACCCCGACTGGGGCGCCTCTGCCCTGAGCAGCCCTGCCCGGGGCCGGCGCGGGCCGGTGAAGTCCTTCCTCATGGACGGCCGGGTGGTGGCCGGCATCGGCAACATCTACGCCAGCGAGATCCTGTTTGCGGCCCGCCTCCATCCCGAGCAGCCGGTGCCGACCCTGCCGCCGGCCGCCTGGGAGAGGCTGGCGCTGGCGGTGCGCCAGGTGCTGGCCCGGGCGGTGGCGGCCGGCGGTACCACCATCGCTGATTTCGTGGGGGCCGACGGCCAGGTGGGCTCCTTCCAGAACGAGCTGGCGGTCTACGGCCGGGCCGGCGAGCCCTGTCCCGCCTGCGGCACCCCCATCGCCAGCCAGCGGCTGGCTGGCCGCTCCACCTTCTTCTGTCCCTCCTGCCAGCGGTATCCAGGCTGA
- a CDS encoding radical SAM protein — MPNSHWPAYLGLAATGELTDRIARAREGLAACSLCPRACGKDRTAGELGICRTGRRALVASCAPHFGEEAPLVGRGGSGTIFFTSCNLLCRFCQNYEISHLGEGVPVSPEQLAAMMLELQGQGCHNINFVTPSHVVPQILEALPAAIAGGLRLPLVYNTSAYDALSTLALLDGIVDIYMPDMKFWEPASAGRWCSAADYPERARAAIAEMHRQVGDLVLDPSGLARRGLLVRHLVMPGGLAETREIVRWLAREISPDTYTNIMDQYRPCGTARQDPVIGRPLDQEEFHEALRLAQAAGLRRLDQRDWRQMLRWLQL, encoded by the coding sequence ATGCCAAACAGCCATTGGCCAGCCTATCTGGGGCTCGCCGCAACCGGCGAGCTGACGGACCGCATCGCCCGGGCCCGGGAAGGATTGGCCGCCTGCAGCTTGTGCCCGCGGGCCTGCGGCAAGGATCGGACTGCCGGCGAGCTGGGGATCTGCCGCACTGGCCGGCGCGCCCTGGTCGCCAGCTGCGCCCCCCACTTCGGCGAGGAGGCGCCCCTGGTGGGCCGGGGTGGCTCGGGCACCATCTTCTTCACCAGTTGCAACCTCCTGTGCCGGTTCTGCCAGAACTACGAGATCAGCCATCTGGGGGAGGGGGTGCCGGTGAGCCCCGAGCAGCTGGCGGCCATGATGCTGGAGCTGCAGGGGCAAGGCTGCCACAACATCAACTTCGTCACCCCCAGCCATGTGGTGCCCCAGATCCTGGAGGCCCTGCCGGCGGCCATCGCCGGTGGCCTGCGCCTGCCTCTGGTCTACAACACCAGCGCCTACGACGCCCTGTCCACCCTGGCCCTTCTGGACGGGATCGTCGACATCTACATGCCGGACATGAAGTTCTGGGAGCCGGCCAGTGCCGGGCGCTGGTGCTCGGCCGCCGACTATCCGGAGCGGGCCCGGGCGGCCATCGCCGAGATGCACCGGCAGGTGGGCGATCTGGTGCTGGACCCGAGCGGCCTCGCCCGCCGGGGCCTCCTGGTCCGGCATCTGGTCATGCCTGGCGGTCTGGCCGAGACCCGGGAGATCGTTCGCTGGCTGGCCCGGGAGATCTCGCCGGACACCTACACCAATATCATGGATCAGTACCGGCCCTGCGGCACTGCCCGCCAGGATCCGGTGATCGGCCGGCCCCTGGACCAGGAGGAGTTTCACGAGGCCTTGCGGCTGGCCCAGGCCGCGGGTCTCAGGCGTCTGGACCAGCGGGACTGGCGGCAGATGCTGCGCTGGCTGCAGCTGTGA
- a CDS encoding KamA family radical SAM protein, with amino-acid sequence MPTAAAMPSWKSLLAKSLTRPADLERRFRFDLPGLRAAAARFPLRINPYYLGLLTGPGDGLWEQVVPDARELEDPMGQEDPLDEEGASPVPNLVHRYPDRALFLVASQCAVYCRFCTRRRKVGSPRLAVTGATIRAGLDYLARTAAIRDVLVSGGDPLLLEDDRLAGVLAGLRRIPHIEIIRIGSRVPCTLPARVTRALARSLARFGPLYLFTHFNHPREVTPEAARACRLLVEAGIPVGCQTVLLAGINDQPAVLLELWRRLLAIRVTPYYLFQMDLTRGTGHFRTPLAKGREIMAALWAAADGLPLPHFGIDLPGGGGKVTLGPPAVAEAGGPVLCQTCAGLAGTGRTQP; translated from the coding sequence ATGCCGACCGCGGCCGCCATGCCCTCCTGGAAAAGCCTTCTCGCCAAGAGCCTGACCCGACCCGCCGACCTGGAGCGCCGTTTTCGCTTCGACCTGCCGGGGCTCCGTGCGGCGGCCGCACGCTTTCCCCTGCGCATCAACCCGTACTACCTGGGCCTTCTCACCGGCCCCGGGGACGGCCTCTGGGAGCAGGTGGTGCCGGATGCCCGGGAGCTCGAGGATCCGATGGGCCAGGAGGACCCCCTGGACGAGGAGGGGGCGAGTCCGGTGCCCAATCTGGTGCACCGCTACCCGGACCGGGCCCTGTTCCTGGTGGCCAGCCAGTGCGCCGTCTACTGCCGCTTCTGCACCCGCCGCCGCAAGGTGGGCTCGCCGCGCCTGGCGGTCACCGGCGCCACCATCCGGGCCGGCCTGGACTATCTGGCCCGCACGGCGGCCATCCGGGATGTGCTGGTCTCGGGCGGCGACCCGCTGCTTCTGGAGGACGACCGTCTGGCCGGGGTGCTGGCCGGATTGCGCCGTATTCCCCATATCGAGATCATCCGCATCGGCAGCCGGGTACCATGCACGCTGCCGGCCCGGGTGACGAGGGCCCTGGCCCGGTCGCTGGCCCGTTTCGGCCCCCTGTATCTCTTCACCCATTTCAACCACCCCCGGGAGGTGACGCCGGAGGCGGCCCGGGCCTGCCGGCTCCTGGTGGAGGCCGGCATCCCGGTGGGCTGCCAGACGGTCCTCCTGGCCGGGATCAACGACCAGCCGGCCGTCCTCCTGGAGCTGTGGCGCCGGCTCCTGGCCATCCGGGTCACCCCCTACTACCTCTTCCAGATGGACCTGACCCGGGGCACCGGTCATTTCCGGACCCCTCTGGCCAAGGGGCGGGAGATCATGGCCGCCCTGTGGGCTGCGGCGGATGGCCTGCCCCTGCCGCATTTCGGGATCGATCTGCCCGGAGGGGGTGGCAAGGTCACCCTGGGGCCGCCAGCGGTTGCGGAAGCAGGTGGCCCCGTGCTATGCCAAACCTGTGCAGGGCTCGCCGGCACCGGCCGGACCCAGCCCTGA
- a CDS encoding universal stress protein — MDRSLLVALDGSVHSSRVVRYLGRLFTGQAEVRLHLVSLVSGVTAPAGSAWEELPPQLSPEGARRCQEAEHCLAAASEHLLQAGIPADRISRQVQVAQMGVAADLLHLTRQGRHDALVLGRGGKSRIEELLLGSVSASILRKAEEVPLWIIDGEVDSRSFLVPVDGNVHTLKAVDHLAHMVSDHPSARITLFRSSALLDQANPFGDKELTACAALWGEDWCRQHLTCPDALFHAPEQVLLEAGFPRERLRRLETRQGLYASRQIIRQALMEDAGTIVMGRRPEDLRKGFLGSVSERVLANAQDVAMWIVS, encoded by the coding sequence ATGGATCGTTCACTCCTGGTCGCTCTGGACGGCTCGGTCCATTCGAGCCGGGTGGTGCGCTACCTGGGCCGTCTCTTCACGGGGCAGGCCGAGGTGCGCCTGCACCTGGTGTCCCTGGTCAGCGGTGTGACGGCACCGGCCGGCAGCGCCTGGGAGGAGCTGCCGCCGCAGCTCAGCCCGGAAGGGGCGCGCCGTTGCCAGGAGGCCGAGCACTGCCTGGCCGCGGCCAGCGAGCACCTGCTCCAGGCCGGCATCCCGGCCGATCGCATCTCCCGCCAGGTGCAGGTGGCCCAGATGGGGGTGGCCGCCGACCTGCTGCACCTGACCCGCCAGGGCCGGCACGACGCCCTGGTACTGGGTCGCGGCGGCAAGAGCAGGATCGAGGAGCTGCTCCTGGGCTCGGTCTCGGCCAGCATCCTCAGGAAGGCCGAGGAGGTGCCCCTGTGGATCATCGACGGCGAGGTGGACTCGCGGTCCTTCCTGGTGCCGGTGGACGGCAACGTCCACACCCTGAAGGCCGTGGATCACCTGGCCCACATGGTGAGCGACCATCCCAGCGCCCGCATCACCCTCTTCCGCTCCTCGGCCCTCCTGGATCAGGCGAACCCCTTCGGCGACAAGGAGCTGACCGCCTGCGCCGCCCTGTGGGGCGAGGACTGGTGCCGCCAGCACCTGACCTGCCCCGACGCCCTCTTCCACGCCCCGGAGCAGGTCCTCTTGGAGGCCGGCTTTCCCCGGGAGCGGCTGCGGCGCCTGGAAACCCGCCAGGGCCTGTATGCCAGCCGCCAGATCATCCGCCAGGCCCTGATGGAGGACGCCGGCACCATTGTCATGGGCCGCCGGCCGGAAGACCTGCGCAAGGGCTTTCTGGGCAGCGTCTCGGAGCGGGTGCTGGCCAACGCCCAGGACGTGGCCATGTGGATCGTCAGCTGA
- a CDS encoding transglutaminase-like domain-containing protein yields MDRQLTMSQLPAPAVLARLLLLLVWAGLFGLLLQREYLVPTIDPREQAALKRHREESFMGVYFRGERIGYVKTRIRPGETGLDLDQTSFLRLNVLDKSYPVTMSVEANLDEGSRLASFRFALNSPFYAMKAQGQVEGRRVDFTLATGREEIRDSVLLAREPFFATNRRAYLLAAKPRPGDRLRIPYFDPVSLAGKDTVVEYKGLEKVLIRGRIHQLHHFVETFSGVRISSWLDGEGRVIKEESPAGFVFVAEPEFQATDVAKPDLELLSAVAVPLARPLPPLADLERLRLRLTLPSEAELDLDGGRQTWDGEILTVRRQPLPAADTPACSDQEEALAASPYVQTGAKLLREQAQAVAADAPPLATVQRLAAWVYENIEKRPVIGIPDALTTFDSRQGDCNEHAALFAALARSLGIPTRIVAGVLYMDGAFYYHAWNEVCLGDGWLSLDTTTGQLPADLGHLRLVTGETAELVRIGALIGALAIDQVEEP; encoded by the coding sequence GTGGATCGTCAGCTGACCATGTCCCAGCTGCCGGCACCGGCGGTCCTCGCCCGCCTGCTCCTCCTTCTCGTCTGGGCAGGCCTCTTCGGCCTCCTTCTGCAGCGCGAATACCTGGTCCCGACCATTGACCCCCGGGAGCAGGCCGCCCTCAAGCGGCACCGGGAGGAAAGCTTCATGGGCGTCTACTTCCGGGGCGAGCGGATCGGCTACGTCAAGACCCGCATCCGGCCAGGGGAGACCGGGCTGGATCTGGACCAGACCTCCTTTCTGCGCCTCAACGTCCTGGACAAGAGCTATCCGGTGACCATGAGTGTGGAGGCCAACCTGGACGAGGGCTCGCGCCTGGCGAGCTTCCGTTTCGCCCTCAACTCGCCCTTCTACGCCATGAAGGCCCAGGGGCAGGTGGAGGGCCGGCGGGTCGACTTCACCCTGGCCACCGGCCGGGAGGAGATCCGCGACTCGGTGCTCCTGGCCCGGGAGCCCTTTTTTGCCACCAACCGCCGCGCCTACCTGCTGGCGGCCAAGCCCCGTCCGGGCGACCGGCTGCGCATCCCCTATTTCGATCCGGTGTCGCTGGCCGGCAAGGACACGGTGGTGGAGTACAAGGGTCTGGAGAAGGTGCTCATCCGGGGCCGCATCCACCAGCTGCACCATTTCGTCGAGACCTTCTCCGGGGTGCGGATCAGCTCCTGGCTGGACGGCGAGGGCCGGGTGATCAAGGAGGAGTCGCCGGCGGGCTTCGTCTTCGTGGCCGAGCCGGAGTTCCAGGCCACCGATGTCGCCAAGCCGGATCTGGAGCTGCTGTCCGCCGTCGCGGTGCCCCTGGCAAGGCCCCTGCCGCCCCTGGCCGACCTGGAGCGCTTGCGGCTGCGCCTCACCCTGCCCTCCGAGGCAGAACTCGATCTGGACGGCGGTCGCCAGACCTGGGATGGCGAGATCCTTACCGTCCGGCGGCAGCCGCTGCCGGCCGCCGATACCCCGGCCTGCAGCGACCAGGAGGAGGCCCTGGCCGCCTCCCCTTACGTGCAGACCGGTGCCAAGCTGCTGCGGGAGCAGGCCCAGGCGGTGGCCGCCGATGCCCCGCCCCTTGCCACGGTGCAGCGCCTGGCCGCCTGGGTCTACGAGAACATCGAGAAGCGCCCGGTGATCGGCATCCCGGACGCCCTCACCACCTTCGACAGCCGGCAGGGCGACTGCAACGAGCACGCCGCCCTGTTCGCCGCCCTGGCCCGCTCCCTGGGCATCCCCACCCGGATCGTGGCCGGCGTTCTTTACATGGATGGCGCCTTCTACTACCATGCCTGGAACGAGGTCTGCCTGGGGGACGGCTGGCTGAGCCTGGACACCACCACCGGCCAGCTGCCGGCCGATCTCGGCCATCTGCGCCTGGTGACCGGCGAGACCGCCGAACTGGTGCGGATCGGCGCCCTCATCGGCGCCCTGGCCATCGACCAGGTGGAGGAGCCATGA
- a CDS encoding nucleotidyltransferase domain-containing protein → MDQDQLEACRRSPRAREQRRRAALEDRRQAALAAARQAAPALLRLGARQVLLFGSILSPHRFHERSDLDLVVYGLPDRLWAKALGTLEDWPGLGEVEIDLKPAEDLPAEFLSFIEEQGELVTP, encoded by the coding sequence ATGGACCAGGACCAGCTTGAGGCGTGCCGCCGCAGCCCCCGGGCCCGGGAGCAGCGGCGGCGGGCGGCGCTGGAGGACCGGCGGCAGGCCGCCCTGGCGGCGGCCCGCCAGGCAGCGCCGGCCCTCCTCCGGCTGGGCGCCCGGCAGGTGCTCCTTTTTGGCTCCATCCTCTCCCCGCACCGCTTCCACGAGCGCTCGGATCTGGATCTGGTGGTCTACGGCCTGCCGGACCGGCTGTGGGCCAAGGCCCTGGGGACCCTCGAAGACTGGCCGGGACTGGGCGAGGTGGAGATCGACCTGAAGCCTGCCGAGGATCTGCCCGCCGAATTCTTGTCCTTCATCGAGGAGCAAGGGGAGTTGGTCACCCCCTGA
- a CDS encoding ABC transporter ATP-binding protein has translation MPPLLVIDRLVKRFGSFTAVDEVSLAVQPGEIFGFLGPNGAGKTTTIKMLAGLLQPDGGRITIDGHDLAQEPIPCKQVTGYIPDRPYLYEKLTGQEFLRFIASLYGVSPERLAAISSRFLGLFHLSEWQDHLIESYSHGMRQKLIITAALLQDPKLIIVDEPMVGLDPQSARIVKELFKGFARSGKAIFLSTHSLEVAEELCDRIAIILNGRIRALGDLASLRQEARLEDSGLEEIFLELTGSYELRGIIEALRSDLPPDSASTR, from the coding sequence ATGCCGCCCCTTCTGGTCATCGACCGGCTTGTGAAGCGCTTCGGCTCGTTCACCGCCGTGGACGAGGTGAGCCTGGCGGTCCAGCCGGGCGAGATTTTTGGCTTTTTGGGACCCAACGGTGCCGGCAAGACGACGACCATCAAGATGCTGGCCGGGCTTCTCCAGCCGGATGGCGGCCGCATCACCATCGACGGCCACGACCTCGCCCAGGAGCCCATCCCCTGCAAGCAGGTCACCGGCTATATCCCCGACCGGCCCTACCTCTACGAAAAGCTCACCGGCCAGGAGTTCCTGCGCTTCATCGCCAGCCTTTATGGAGTCTCCCCGGAGCGGCTGGCGGCCATCAGCAGCCGCTTTCTTGGTCTTTTCCACCTGAGCGAGTGGCAGGACCACCTCATCGAGAGCTACTCCCATGGCATGCGGCAGAAGCTGATCATCACCGCCGCCCTGCTCCAGGACCCCAAGCTCATCATCGTCGACGAGCCCATGGTCGGCCTCGACCCCCAGAGCGCCCGCATCGTCAAGGAGCTGTTCAAGGGCTTCGCCCGGTCCGGCAAGGCCATCTTCCTGTCCACCCACTCCCTGGAGGTGGCCGAGGAGCTGTGCGACCGGATCGCCATCATCCTGAACGGCCGCATCCGCGCCCTGGGGGATCTGGCCAGCCTGCGCCAGGAGGCGCGGCTGGAGGATTCCGGCCTGGAGGAGATCTTCCTCGAGCTCACCGGCTCCTACGAACTCCGCGGCATCATCGAGGCCTTGCGCTCCGACCTGCCCCCCGATTCCGCGTCTACCCGCTGA